From Candidatus Methylopumilus planktonicus, a single genomic window includes:
- a CDS encoding P-II family nitrogen regulator: MKEIKAIIPPHRLPKIRSAMRNLKNFPGMTVTKVDGCGHGLKKITDDLKQDLTDYTPKILIQMLTPDDLVEGILQIIVEVAHTGQQGDGLVWVTPIERMIRLSEKIIVEED, translated from the coding sequence ATGAAAGAAATTAAAGCAATCATTCCCCCTCATCGATTACCTAAAATTCGCTCAGCAATGAGGAATCTTAAAAATTTCCCTGGCATGACAGTCACCAAGGTTGATGGTTGTGGTCACGGCTTAAAAAAAATCACTGATGATTTAAAACAAGATCTAACAGACTACACACCAAAAATTCTCATTCAAATGCTAACACCTGATGATCTGGTAGAAGGTATTTTACAAATTATTGTCGAAGTTGCACATACAGGCCAACAAGGCGATGGTTTGGTATGGGTGACCCCCATTGAACGTATGATTCGTCTCTCTGAAAAAATTATTGTAGAAGAAGATTAA
- a CDS encoding glycine zipper 2TM domain-containing protein, with protein MKKIAVVLSLLTSTLGYAADFSDMATVKRVTPRYIEVNRPISSCQTTTEAAPPKEKGIAGAIIGGVAGGLLGSRVGKGSGKVAAGAVGAAVGAVVGDRMQNDDTTADARNTERCTQRDNYQRVQEGYITVFSYNGHEFEEETETKYRVGQKVPVQVNAIVDQTN; from the coding sequence ATGAAAAAAATCGCGGTTGTTTTATCACTTCTTACGAGCACTTTAGGTTATGCCGCTGATTTTTCTGATATGGCAACTGTTAAACGAGTGACACCTCGCTATATCGAAGTCAATCGTCCTATTTCTTCATGCCAAACAACCACTGAAGCCGCTCCTCCAAAAGAAAAAGGTATTGCAGGTGCCATTATTGGCGGTGTCGCTGGTGGCTTACTTGGCAGTCGTGTAGGTAAAGGGAGTGGAAAAGTAGCTGCAGGTGCAGTAGGTGCAGCAGTCGGAGCAGTTGTAGGTGACCGTATGCAAAATGACGATACAACGGCGGATGCTCGCAATACTGAACGTTGCACACAACGTGACAATTACCAAAGAGTTCAAGAAGGGTATATCACTGTGTTTTCATATAACGGTCATGAGTTTGAAGAAGAAACAGAAACAAAATACCGTGTAGGTCAAAAGGTGCCAGTGCAAGTGAACGCAATTGTTGATCAAACTAACTAA
- the htpX gene encoding protease HtpX, producing MKRIFYFLVTNLAIVLVLSVTMRLLGVEPFLNANGLNLNSLLIFAAVMGFGGAFISLAISKWSAKKMSGAVTIENPKTPDEIWLMNTVKKQSETVGIQMPEVAIFNSPVVNAFATGMSRNSSLVAVSSGLLEMMTKDEAEAVIGHEISHIANGDMVTLTLIQGVVNTFVLFFSRVIGYTVDKVVFKTRQGTGPAFFITMIISELLLGVLASIVVMWFSRQREYRADIGGGQLAGNQKMIAALQRLKSQYESSALPKSIAALGISGEQGMGLKELFSTHPSLDDRIARLKQNTN from the coding sequence ATGAAGCGTATCTTTTATTTTCTGGTTACCAATCTTGCAATTGTTTTAGTACTTTCAGTGACCATGCGACTGCTTGGTGTAGAGCCTTTTCTTAATGCGAACGGACTTAATTTAAATAGTCTATTAATTTTTGCAGCCGTCATGGGCTTTGGCGGTGCTTTCATTTCTCTTGCTATTTCAAAATGGTCAGCTAAAAAAATGTCGGGTGCTGTGACGATTGAAAATCCTAAAACGCCTGATGAAATTTGGCTTATGAATACGGTTAAAAAACAATCGGAAACCGTTGGCATTCAGATGCCAGAAGTTGCCATATTTAATTCACCCGTCGTCAACGCGTTTGCCACTGGCATGAGTCGCAATAGCTCTCTTGTAGCTGTTTCTTCAGGCTTACTTGAAATGATGACAAAAGATGAGGCAGAAGCAGTCATAGGTCATGAAATATCGCATATTGCAAATGGCGACATGGTCACACTCACTTTAATTCAAGGTGTCGTAAACACTTTTGTATTATTCTTTTCTCGTGTCATCGGTTATACGGTGGATAAAGTCGTTTTCAAGACCAGACAGGGCACTGGTCCTGCATTTTTTATCACAATGATTATTTCAGAATTGCTTTTAGGTGTCTTAGCATCCATCGTTGTCATGTGGTTTTCTCGTCAACGCGAATATAGAGCTGATATTGGCGGCGGGCAACTTGCAGGCAACCAAAAAATGATTGCAGCACTTCAACGCCTTAAATCACAATACGAATCAAGTGCTTTACCAAAATCAATTGCAGCATTAGGCATTTCAGGCGAACAAGGGATGGGACTTAAAGAATTATTTTCAACTCATCCAAGCCTAGATGATCGTATTGCTAGACTTAAGCAAAATACAAATTAA